GTTGGTGATGTTCTGCGAGGTGGCCGACGTCAGTTGGCCGCGGCTGAAGGTCAGTACCTTTTCGTTGTGTGGCGCCGTGACCTTCAGTGTGCCTGTCAGACGTTCCTTGTCGATACGGCTGAGCAGAGCCGGTACTCTGACCGGGGGGCGGAGCAGGCTGCGCAGGCGTTCGTCCGGCGTTGTTTCGAGTGCCGGGTATCCGGCCGCATCCCTGTCCGGCGCGATCGAGTCAGATGCCGCCTTGCCGGCTTCACCGGATCGACGGGCTGCTTCCGCCGATGGCTGGTCAGGCACTGGAGCGGCCGTTTCGGTTGCCGGATGCAACTGGGTCCAGTCGTGCTGGATCAGCATCTGCGGCGCCGGCATGGCCGGCCGCTTTCGCGGGCGTCGCTGGTAGATGAGCAGAAACTTGATCAGGCCGCCGCTGCCGAGAACCAGGAGAATGAGCCACAGGTAGGTTCTGTTCGTTGCTGGCGTCTGCCCGGCGGCAGCTGTTTGCGGTGGCGCCTGCCCGGCGGCAGCTGTTTGCGGTGGCGCCTGCCGGGTGTCTTCACTGCGATCGCCGGCGGTTCGGTTGTCGATCGGTTCGGTTCGCGGTGACCGGGGTTTTGGGCCGGCCAGACCGTTGGCCGTCGCCCGGGCAGGGTGGGCAGCGACTTTGCTGTTGGTGTCGGTGGTCGTCTGTGGCGAGGTGGTTTCGTCTGCTGTCCCGGTGGAGGCGGCCGGTTGTCGTCGTGTTTTTTTCCCGGATTCAGTCTGAGCGGCCGTTTTGTCGGAGATCGGCGATTTGTCGACGACCTTCCGGCTGGTCACCGCTGGCTTGTCCGGCATCTGTACCCGGGCGAAGCGGTTTTCGTTTTTGGCCGGCCGGCGGGAAGCTGACGCGGCGGTCCTGGCCGGTGCCGGGCGGGGGGGCGTCAGCGTCACCCGCACGCCGGGGGCGGAATAGTCGCCGACGCCCATGGCGGCCAGCAGGCGTGCGCCTTCCGGGTCGGTGTCCATCACCAGCAGCAGGTCGCGCAGCTGCTGCAGCAGCTGTGGTTTCAGTCCCCGGCGGCCGACCAGCACGGCGCCCTGCCTTTTCGAGGAAGGGGCGGGTTCGTAAGTGACCAGGCGGCTGAATTCGACCGGACTCTGCCTGTCGACGTAATCGCGCGGCAGCAGGGCCAGGTCGACCTCACGGTAGCGGTTCATCCACTTGTGGAGCAGGGTCTCGCTGCTGAAGATGCGCAACTGCAC
This region of Geothermobacter ehrlichii genomic DNA includes:
- a CDS encoding DUF4388 domain-containing protein, with protein sequence MSRIFGGIVAIVVILLFPTPPARAELTFGAVPDAAGLIQTRSQAKQLAGWLQRQLGQQVQLRIFSSETLLHKWMNRYREVDLALLPRDYVDRQSPVEFSRLVTYEPAPSSKRQGAVLVGRRGLKPQLLQQLRDLLLVMDTDPEGARLLAAMGVGDYSAPGVRVTLTPPRPAPARTAASASRRPAKNENRFARVQMPDKPAVTSRKVVDKSPISDKTAAQTESGKKTRRQPAASTGTADETTSPQTTTDTNSKVAAHPARATANGLAGPKPRSPRTEPIDNRTAGDRSEDTRQAPPQTAAAGQAPPQTAAAGQTPATNRTYLWLILLVLGSGGLIKFLLIYQRRPRKRPAMPAPQMLIQHDWTQLHPATETAAPVPDQPSAEAARRSGEAGKAASDSIAPDRDAAGYPALETTPDERLRSLLRPPVRVPALLSRIDKERLTGTLKVTAPHNEKVLTFSRGQLTSATSQNITNHAQTGFLMNKLGYLLVRQGKITEEQRDRALVLCEGNPNLRLGEALVEMGALKRSELLSSLQDQAKMILHSLIVFPEGEFTFIPGDPQVDPKNNLRLDIGDFLAEAAANENEWQNIREMLPSLDTVLEFTPGGQDKVNSGRLTVHQKFVLSLIDGKRCIRDICVAATMLDYELYRFLYLMVKANILRRVAERDRQTASA